The proteins below come from a single Miscanthus floridulus cultivar M001 chromosome 1, ASM1932011v1, whole genome shotgun sequence genomic window:
- the LOC136463560 gene encoding uncharacterized protein, which produces MVACAVHDYGFFAAFIRRWIGRGAHDYGSGHIRPKQASTRYHDYALDLGLVYEYETMTRRTRSPESRLLFATSRNTALLKHFGSRAHKAAQEKYIGFMNPKVAIDYNIDKWSEEELRLYKKRLTYSLRCIKFLLHQGLAFRGHDESEESSNRGNFIELLKFLVENSEEVNKYVLNNAPEQLALCLRYVDKLGRPCEHFIGVVHGDDTTSLSLKKAIKVLLVSNGLSMQQIRGQGYDGASNMKGDIKGLKTLIMQESPSAYYIHCFAHQLQLVLVAVAKGNTDCKTFFDQVSILLNIIGVSCQRHDMLRNARLENVKKALECGELESGSGLNQEMGLPRPGDTRWGSHYKTICSIITIYSSIHDVLIELGADNAYKEDWTKIHFVLGAFETFEFVFFVHVMYVILGYTNELSECLQRRDQDILNAISLVNVAKSRMQELRYNGWDNFLQNVTSFCIKHGVEVPAMDGAYVPYGKSARYARARNQTNDDHFRREVYIGVIDQISQELDNRFDEINMELLSCMSAFSPSNSFASFDARKVRRLAEFYRKDFSNNDLLKLELQLDNYIDDMRQDASFQGLDNIVDLSVKLIETKRHKVYDMVYLLLKLILLLPVATASVERVFSTLVIVKTKSRNKIGDTVLDDCLVTFIERDIFFQVNKDDIMETFMSLRKRRINK; this is translated from the exons ATGGTAGCGTGCGCGGTCCATGACTACGGCTTCTTTGCTGCTTTCATTCGGAGGTGGATCGGTCGCGGGGCCCATGACTACGGCTCGGGCCACATTCGGCCCAAGCAGGCAAGCACGCGCTACCATGACTATGCGCTGGACCTGGGCCTCGTCTACGAGTACGAGACTATGACGCGTCGTACCAGGAGTCCAGAGTCCAGACTGCTCTTCGCGACTTCGC GAAACACAGCACTTCTCAAACATTTTGGTTCTAGGGCACATAAAGCAGCTCAAGAGAAGTACATTGGTTTTATGAATCCCAAGGTAGCAATTGATTATAACATTGACAAGTGGAGTGAGGAGGAGCTTCGTCTTTACAAGAAAAGATTGACATATTCACTTAGatgtatcaagtttcttttgcatcaaggattggcattccgtggacatgatgaaagtgaagagtcTAGTAACAGAGGCAACTTCATTGAACTTTTAAAGTTTCTTGTAGAAAATAGTGAAGAAGTGAACAAGTATGTCTTGAACAATGCACCAG aacaactagctctttgcttgcgttatgttgataaacttggaaggccatgtgagcactttattggagttgttcatgGAGATGATACTACCTCTTTGTCACTTAAGAAAGCAATTAAAGTTTTACTTGTTAGTAATGGATTGAGTATGCAGCAGATTAGAGGTCAAGGTTATGATGGGGCtagcaatatgaaaggagatattaaaggGCTCAAaactttaatcatgcaagaatcaccttccgcttattatattcattgctttgcacatcaactccaactagtTCTTGTTGCTGTTGCCAAAGGAAATACTGACTGCAAGACTTTTTTTGATCAAGTATCTATCTTGTTGAACATTATTGGGGTTTCTTGCCAGCGTCATGATATGCTTCGAAATGCTAGGCTTGAGAATGTCAAGAAAGCACTAGAGTGTGGTGAGCTTGAATCGGGGAGTGGATTAAATCAAGAGATGGGTTTGCCTAGGCCTGGTGACACTCGGTGGGGCTCTCATTACAAAACTATATGTAGCATCATCACTATATATTCCTCAATTCATGATGTgctcattgaacttggtgctgATAATGCATATAAGGAAGATTGGACAAAGATACATTTTGTGCTTGGAGCATTTGAAacctttgagtttgttttctttgtgCACGTAATGTATGTTATTCTTGGATATACAAATGAGTTATCTGAGTGCTTGCAGAGAAGGGAccaagatattcttaatgcaatctcccttgttaatgtggcaaagaGCAGAATGCAGGAGTTGAGGTATAATGGTTGGGATAATTTTCTTCAgaatgtcacttctttttgtattaaacatggtgttgaagttcCTGCTATGGATGGTGCTTATGTGCCTTATGGAAAATCAGCACGGTATGCTCGTGCCcgaaaccaaacaaatgatgaCCATTTCCGAAGAGAAGTATAcattggtgtcattgatcaaattAGTCAAGAGCTTGATAATCGGTTTGATGAGATCAATATGGAACTACTGTCTTGTATGTCAGCCTTTAGTCCTTCCAACTCCTTTGCTTCTTTCGATGCACGGAAGGTACGTAGATTGGCTGAATTTTATCgtaaggacttctccaataatGATTTGTTAAAACTGGAATTGCAACttgataattatattgatgacatgcgacaagatgctagcttccaaggtctagacaacattgttgatctctcagttaagcttaTTGAAACAAAGAGGCACAAAGTGTACGATATGGTGTACTTGCTTCTCAAATTGATATTGCTTTTACCAGTGGCAACTGCgagtgttgaaagggtattttctaCATTGGTTATAGTGAAAACAAAGTCAAGGAATAAGATAGGTGATACTGTTTtggatgattgtctagtcacatttattgagcgggatattttcttCCAAGTTAATAAAGATGATATAATGGAGACATTCATGTCATTGAGAAAGCGGCGGATAAACAAGTAA